In Centroberyx gerrardi isolate f3 chromosome 11, fCenGer3.hap1.cur.20231027, whole genome shotgun sequence, the following are encoded in one genomic region:
- the kif4 gene encoding kinesin family member 4 isoform X1: MTNEDVKVIPVRVALRCRPLVHKEISEGCQCCLTFVPGEPQVVVGTEKAFTYDYVFDPTAEQEEVFSTAVSPLLCGLFKGYHATVLAYGQTGSGKTFSMGGTYTSAQENEPSVGVIPRVIRRIFQEREKRADCEFSLAVSYLEIYNEDILDLLCASKDKPALSIREDPKEGIKIVGLTEREVLSAQEMVGCLELGNSARTVGSTAMNAASSRSHAIFTITLEQRRGTDKIDSVVSKLHLVDLAGSERQKKTKAEGDRLKEGISINRGLLSLGNVISALGDESKKSTFVPYRDSKLTRLLQDSLGGNSHTLMIACISPADSNIEETINTLRYADRARKIKNKPIVNVDPRAAETKRLKQQVQELQVMLLHARGGVVPVLAGPESTENVTKLLERNRALQDENSKLSRELSEAAGQTALMFEKIIMTEQTNEKLQSKLEQLRQHAACEVDLERVLETLEDQELKGKVEVMRSLQDIILELQNESAGIAASIDAMASGEDAPDGSGNGSRNSTDGSPSDVTAIVDKDAAEGFTTHHALRQAQMSKELIELNKVLALKEAFVKKMCQNDSQLEPMQSQHQKNMHSLQSSVDSLQKEKEDLILALQSAKKDSNQAKLSEQRRKRLQELEGQLVDMKKKLLEQSKLLKLKESSVRNVTKLMHEIQAMKAQRVQLMRQMKEDSDKFRLWKTKKDKEVLQLKEKDRKRQYELLKLERDFQKQANVLRRKTEEAAAANKRLKDALQKRSEVAEKRKDVHNRGMDGAAARVKTWLLNEVEVLVSTEEARRHLKDLLEDRKILAHEINQLKQQMEAGERPAAKIRRRTLIISELESHGGLETPLSKQVENLETEMGLRSAQIADLQQKVLDADNEGRLKQRWDNITSIVDAKSALKVLMSELVSAKTASAKLESDLKQEKGNVQDLTKMLADERNVMSTMDMEHQQQLVELEQRHQEKVLYFLNQLQNKPICGESDETMQKDEETSKERELLERLRFQEEEIEKLRELSEQNQKLLDENEQYRQKLSLLQLASGKKILVPTSNSEQTPDDSFDYVPPKPKGKRFTTAKAPLKTAINVEELMSASEDENEEEEDEWRPEKNEKGRRNSKKSKATGCACKGRCSNKLCRCRKGKMTCGENCQCDHEKCRNLDIQASVEDLNQIDGAPRDSVSLPQDPTAMSPGNATFFKPPSCTPTKKVLKEIGDMGHTSTDLKLDRKPVCPEGEEEEEDEDERTTASFLKKKKRILTSFQNSFFSGCTPIREES; the protein is encoded by the exons ATGACAAACGAGGATGTTAAGGTGATCCCAGTGCGGGTCGCCTTGCGATGCCGTCCATTGGTACACAAAGAAATCAGCGAGGGATGTCAGTGCTGTCTCACATTTGTACCCGGGGAGCCACAG GTGGTTGTTGGCACAGAGAAGGCGTTCACCTATGATTATGTTTTTGATCCCACTGCTGAGCAAGAAGAAGTCTTCAGTACGGCTGTGTCACCCTTGTTATGTGGGCTTTTCAAAG GCTACCATGCCACTGTGCTTGCATATGGACAGACTGGATCAGGGAAGACTTTCTCCATGGGAGGAACTTACACATCTGCTCAAGAGAATGAGCCTTCAGTTGGAGTTATTCCAAGAGTTATCCGAAGGATCTTTcaggaaagggagaagagggCAGATTGTGAATTCTCTCTGGCAGTATCTTACCTGGAG ATCTATAATGAAGATATACTGGACTTACTGTGTGCATCTAAAGATAAACCTGCCCTCAGTATTCGGGAAGACCCTAAAGAGGGCATCAAG ATTGTGGGCCTGACTGAGAGGGAGGTGTTGTCTGCCCAGGAGATGGTGGGCTGTCTGGAGCTTGGAAACTCGGCTCGCACCGTGGGCTCCACAGCGATGAACGCCGCTTCATCGCGCTCGCATGCCATCTTTACCATTACACTGGAGCAGCGCAGGGGGACAGACAA AATTGACTCGGTTGTGTCAAAATTACACCTTGTGGATCTGGCCGGTTCTGAGAGGCAAAAGAAAACCAAAGCAGAGGGAGATCGTTTGAAGGAGG GCATCAGCATCAACCGAGGCCTTCTGTCTTTGGGTAATGTGATCAGTGCCTTGGGGGACGAAAGCAAGAAAAGCACCTTTGTTCCTTACAGAGACTCCAAGCTTACGCGCCTGCTGCAAG ATTCTTTGGGAGGCAATAGCCACACGCTGATGATTGCATGCATCAGCCCTGCAGACTCAAACATTGAGGAGACGATCAACACACTGCGGTACGCTGATAGAGCTCgcaagataaaaaacaaacctaTAGTCAACGTCGACCCCAGAGCTGCAGAAACAAAGCGCTTAAAACAGCAG gtgcaggagctgcaggtgaTGCTGCTGCATGCCCGTGGAGGAGTGGTGCCGGTACTCGCTGG ACCAGAGTCGACTGAGAACGTGACGAAGCTCTTGGAGAGGAACCGCGCCCTGCAGGATGAGAACAGTAAGCTGAGCAGGGAGCTGAGTGAGGCAGCTGGACAGACCGCACTAATGTTTGAGAAGATCATTATG acagaacaaacaaatgagaaacTACAAAGCAAACTCGAACAACTGCGACAACATGCAGC ATGTGAAGTGGATCTTGAGAGAGTGTTGGAGACACTGGAGGACCAGGAGTTGAAGGGTAAAGTTGAGGTGATGAGGAGCCTGCAGGACATCATCTTGGAGCTGCAG AATGAGAGCGCAGGCATCGCGGCCTCCATTGATGCGATGGCCTCAGGAGAAGATGCACCTGACGGATCAGGGAATGGCAGTAGAAATTCAACAGATGGCTCCCCATCA GATGTCACTGCCATTGTTGATAAGGACGCAGCAGAGGGCTTTACAACCCATCATGCACTGCGCCAGGCCCAGATGTCCAAGGAGCTGATTGAGCTCAACAAAGTGTTGGCTTTGAAGGAAGCTTTTGTCAAGAAAATGTGCCAGAATGACAGCCAGCTGGAACCGATGCAATCACAGCACCAG AAAAACATGCACAGTCTGCAGTCATCAGTGGATTCTCTgcagaaggaaaaggaggaccTCATTTTGGCGCTCCAGTCTGCAAAGAAGGACTCCAACCAGGCTAA GCTGAGTGAGCAGCGTAGGAAAAGGCTGCAGGAGCTTGAGGGCCAGCTTGTAGACATGAAGAAGAAGCTTCTTGAGCAGTCCAAACTTCTGAAACTCAAAGAATCCTCTGTTCGCAATGTGACCAAGCTCATGCACGAGATACAG GCTATGAAGGCCCAGCGTGTGCAGCTGATGAGGCAGATGAAGGAGGACTCTGACAAATTCAGACTCTGGAAGACCAAGAAGGACAAGGAGGTGCTGCAGCTCAAGGAGAAG GATCGTAAACGGCAATATGAGTTGCTGAAACTTGAGAGGGATTTCCAGAAACAGGCCAATGTCCTGCGTCGCAAAACTGAGGAG GCTGCAGCTGCAAACAAGCGGCTGAAAGATGCTCTACAGAAGAGAAGTGAGGTGGCGGAGAAACGCAAGGATGTCCACAACAGAGGAATGGATGGGGCTGCCGCAAGAGTTAAG ACGTGGCTCCTAAATGAAGTGGAGGTGCTGGTTAGCACGGAGGAGGCCCGGCGCCACCTGAAGGACCTGCTGGAGGACAGGAAGATCTTGGCTCATGAGATCAACCAGCTCAAGCAGCAGATGGAGGCAGGGGAGCGACCTGCTGCCAAAATCAGG CGTCGGACACTGATCATCTCTGAGCTGGAGAGCCACGGGGGGCTGGAAACACCTCTGAGTAAACAGGTGGAGAACCTGGAGACAGAAATGGGCCTCAG GAGTGCCCAGATAGCAGACCTCCAGCAGAAAGTTCTTGACGCAGACAACGAGGGGCGCTTGAAACAGCGCTGGGACAACATCACGAGCATAGTGGACGCCAAGTCTGCCCTGAAGGTCCTGATGTCTGAG cTGGTGTCTGCTAAAACAGCCAGTGCCAAGCTAGAGAGCGACCTCAAACAGGAGAAGGGGAATGTGCAGGATTTAACGAAGATGCTGGCCGACGAGAGGAATGTCATGTCAACCATGGACATGGAGCACCAGCAGCAGTTAGTGGAACTAGAGCAGAGGCATCAAGAGAAG GTCCTTTACTTCCTTAACCAGCTACAGAACAAACCCATATGTGGAGAGTCGGATGAAACAATGCAGAAAGATGAGGAGACTTCAAAGGAGAGGGAGCTTCTGGAGCGCCTCAGATTTCAG GAAGAAGAGATTGAGAAACTGCGGGAATTGAGTGAGCAAAACCAGAAACTGCTGGATGAGAATGAGCAATACAGACAG AAACTATCACTGCTCCAGCTGGCAAGTGGGAAGAAAATACTTGTGCCTACATCAAACAGTGAACAAACTCCAGATGACTCATTTGATTATGTTCCGCCAAAG CCTAAAGGGAAGCGCTTCACTACAGCTAAAGCCCCGCTGAAGACGGCCATCAACGTGGAGGAGCTGATGTCCGCCTCCGAGGATGagaatgaggaggaagaggatgaatgGCGTCctgagaaaaatgagaaaggCCGCAGGAATTCAAAGAAATCAAAGGCGACTGGG TGTGCCTGTAAAGGCCGCTGTAGCAACAAGCTCTGCAGGTGCCGCAAGGGAAAGATGACGTGTGGGGAGAACTGCCAGTGTGATCATGAGAAATGTCGTAACCTGGACATCCAGGCGTCTGTTGAG GACTTAAATCAGATAGACGGTGCGCCCAGAGATTCAGTGTCTCTCCCTCAGGACCCCACAGCCATGAGCCCTGGCAACGCCACATTCTTTAAGCCACCGTCTTGTACGCCCACCAAGAAg GTGCTCAAGGAAATTGGTGACATGGGACACACCTCCACAGACCTAAAACTAGACAGGAAGCCCGTCTgcccagagggagaggaggaggaggaagatgaggacgAGAGAACAACAGCCAGTTTcctcaagaagaagaaaaggattCTCACAAGTTTTCAGAACAGTTTTTTCTCTGGATGCACACCGATTAGGGAGGAATCCTAA
- the kif4 gene encoding kinesin family member 4 isoform X2 codes for MTNEDVKVIPVRVALRCRPLVHKEISEGCQCCLTFVPGEPQVVVGTEKAFTYDYVFDPTAEQEEVFSTAVSPLLCGLFKGYHATVLAYGQTGSGKTFSMGGTYTSAQENEPSVGVIPRVIRRIFQEREKRADCEFSLAVSYLEIYNEDILDLLCASKDKPALSIREDPKEGIKIVGLTEREVLSAQEMVGCLELGNSARTVGSTAMNAASSRSHAIFTITLEQRRGTDKIDSVVSKLHLVDLAGSERQKKTKAEGDRLKEGISINRGLLSLGNVISALGDESKKSTFVPYRDSKLTRLLQDSLGGNSHTLMIACISPADSNIEETINTLRYADRARKIKNKPIVNVDPRAAETKRLKQQVQELQVMLLHARGGVVPVLAGPESTENVTKLLERNRALQDENSKLSRELSEAAGQTALMFEKIIMTEQTNEKLQSKLEQLRQHAACEVDLERVLETLEDQELKGKVEVMRSLQDIILELQNESAGIAASIDAMASGEDAPDGSGNGSRNSTDGSPSDAAEGFTTHHALRQAQMSKELIELNKVLALKEAFVKKMCQNDSQLEPMQSQHQKNMHSLQSSVDSLQKEKEDLILALQSAKKDSNQAKLSEQRRKRLQELEGQLVDMKKKLLEQSKLLKLKESSVRNVTKLMHEIQAMKAQRVQLMRQMKEDSDKFRLWKTKKDKEVLQLKEKDRKRQYELLKLERDFQKQANVLRRKTEEAAAANKRLKDALQKRSEVAEKRKDVHNRGMDGAAARVKTWLLNEVEVLVSTEEARRHLKDLLEDRKILAHEINQLKQQMEAGERPAAKIRRRTLIISELESHGGLETPLSKQVENLETEMGLRSAQIADLQQKVLDADNEGRLKQRWDNITSIVDAKSALKVLMSELVSAKTASAKLESDLKQEKGNVQDLTKMLADERNVMSTMDMEHQQQLVELEQRHQEKVLYFLNQLQNKPICGESDETMQKDEETSKERELLERLRFQEEEIEKLRELSEQNQKLLDENEQYRQKLSLLQLASGKKILVPTSNSEQTPDDSFDYVPPKPKGKRFTTAKAPLKTAINVEELMSASEDENEEEEDEWRPEKNEKGRRNSKKSKATGCACKGRCSNKLCRCRKGKMTCGENCQCDHEKCRNLDIQASVEDLNQIDGAPRDSVSLPQDPTAMSPGNATFFKPPSCTPTKKVLKEIGDMGHTSTDLKLDRKPVCPEGEEEEEDEDERTTASFLKKKKRILTSFQNSFFSGCTPIREES; via the exons ATGACAAACGAGGATGTTAAGGTGATCCCAGTGCGGGTCGCCTTGCGATGCCGTCCATTGGTACACAAAGAAATCAGCGAGGGATGTCAGTGCTGTCTCACATTTGTACCCGGGGAGCCACAG GTGGTTGTTGGCACAGAGAAGGCGTTCACCTATGATTATGTTTTTGATCCCACTGCTGAGCAAGAAGAAGTCTTCAGTACGGCTGTGTCACCCTTGTTATGTGGGCTTTTCAAAG GCTACCATGCCACTGTGCTTGCATATGGACAGACTGGATCAGGGAAGACTTTCTCCATGGGAGGAACTTACACATCTGCTCAAGAGAATGAGCCTTCAGTTGGAGTTATTCCAAGAGTTATCCGAAGGATCTTTcaggaaagggagaagagggCAGATTGTGAATTCTCTCTGGCAGTATCTTACCTGGAG ATCTATAATGAAGATATACTGGACTTACTGTGTGCATCTAAAGATAAACCTGCCCTCAGTATTCGGGAAGACCCTAAAGAGGGCATCAAG ATTGTGGGCCTGACTGAGAGGGAGGTGTTGTCTGCCCAGGAGATGGTGGGCTGTCTGGAGCTTGGAAACTCGGCTCGCACCGTGGGCTCCACAGCGATGAACGCCGCTTCATCGCGCTCGCATGCCATCTTTACCATTACACTGGAGCAGCGCAGGGGGACAGACAA AATTGACTCGGTTGTGTCAAAATTACACCTTGTGGATCTGGCCGGTTCTGAGAGGCAAAAGAAAACCAAAGCAGAGGGAGATCGTTTGAAGGAGG GCATCAGCATCAACCGAGGCCTTCTGTCTTTGGGTAATGTGATCAGTGCCTTGGGGGACGAAAGCAAGAAAAGCACCTTTGTTCCTTACAGAGACTCCAAGCTTACGCGCCTGCTGCAAG ATTCTTTGGGAGGCAATAGCCACACGCTGATGATTGCATGCATCAGCCCTGCAGACTCAAACATTGAGGAGACGATCAACACACTGCGGTACGCTGATAGAGCTCgcaagataaaaaacaaacctaTAGTCAACGTCGACCCCAGAGCTGCAGAAACAAAGCGCTTAAAACAGCAG gtgcaggagctgcaggtgaTGCTGCTGCATGCCCGTGGAGGAGTGGTGCCGGTACTCGCTGG ACCAGAGTCGACTGAGAACGTGACGAAGCTCTTGGAGAGGAACCGCGCCCTGCAGGATGAGAACAGTAAGCTGAGCAGGGAGCTGAGTGAGGCAGCTGGACAGACCGCACTAATGTTTGAGAAGATCATTATG acagaacaaacaaatgagaaacTACAAAGCAAACTCGAACAACTGCGACAACATGCAGC ATGTGAAGTGGATCTTGAGAGAGTGTTGGAGACACTGGAGGACCAGGAGTTGAAGGGTAAAGTTGAGGTGATGAGGAGCCTGCAGGACATCATCTTGGAGCTGCAG AATGAGAGCGCAGGCATCGCGGCCTCCATTGATGCGATGGCCTCAGGAGAAGATGCACCTGACGGATCAGGGAATGGCAGTAGAAATTCAACAGATGGCTCCCCATCA GACGCAGCAGAGGGCTTTACAACCCATCATGCACTGCGCCAGGCCCAGATGTCCAAGGAGCTGATTGAGCTCAACAAAGTGTTGGCTTTGAAGGAAGCTTTTGTCAAGAAAATGTGCCAGAATGACAGCCAGCTGGAACCGATGCAATCACAGCACCAG AAAAACATGCACAGTCTGCAGTCATCAGTGGATTCTCTgcagaaggaaaaggaggaccTCATTTTGGCGCTCCAGTCTGCAAAGAAGGACTCCAACCAGGCTAA GCTGAGTGAGCAGCGTAGGAAAAGGCTGCAGGAGCTTGAGGGCCAGCTTGTAGACATGAAGAAGAAGCTTCTTGAGCAGTCCAAACTTCTGAAACTCAAAGAATCCTCTGTTCGCAATGTGACCAAGCTCATGCACGAGATACAG GCTATGAAGGCCCAGCGTGTGCAGCTGATGAGGCAGATGAAGGAGGACTCTGACAAATTCAGACTCTGGAAGACCAAGAAGGACAAGGAGGTGCTGCAGCTCAAGGAGAAG GATCGTAAACGGCAATATGAGTTGCTGAAACTTGAGAGGGATTTCCAGAAACAGGCCAATGTCCTGCGTCGCAAAACTGAGGAG GCTGCAGCTGCAAACAAGCGGCTGAAAGATGCTCTACAGAAGAGAAGTGAGGTGGCGGAGAAACGCAAGGATGTCCACAACAGAGGAATGGATGGGGCTGCCGCAAGAGTTAAG ACGTGGCTCCTAAATGAAGTGGAGGTGCTGGTTAGCACGGAGGAGGCCCGGCGCCACCTGAAGGACCTGCTGGAGGACAGGAAGATCTTGGCTCATGAGATCAACCAGCTCAAGCAGCAGATGGAGGCAGGGGAGCGACCTGCTGCCAAAATCAGG CGTCGGACACTGATCATCTCTGAGCTGGAGAGCCACGGGGGGCTGGAAACACCTCTGAGTAAACAGGTGGAGAACCTGGAGACAGAAATGGGCCTCAG GAGTGCCCAGATAGCAGACCTCCAGCAGAAAGTTCTTGACGCAGACAACGAGGGGCGCTTGAAACAGCGCTGGGACAACATCACGAGCATAGTGGACGCCAAGTCTGCCCTGAAGGTCCTGATGTCTGAG cTGGTGTCTGCTAAAACAGCCAGTGCCAAGCTAGAGAGCGACCTCAAACAGGAGAAGGGGAATGTGCAGGATTTAACGAAGATGCTGGCCGACGAGAGGAATGTCATGTCAACCATGGACATGGAGCACCAGCAGCAGTTAGTGGAACTAGAGCAGAGGCATCAAGAGAAG GTCCTTTACTTCCTTAACCAGCTACAGAACAAACCCATATGTGGAGAGTCGGATGAAACAATGCAGAAAGATGAGGAGACTTCAAAGGAGAGGGAGCTTCTGGAGCGCCTCAGATTTCAG GAAGAAGAGATTGAGAAACTGCGGGAATTGAGTGAGCAAAACCAGAAACTGCTGGATGAGAATGAGCAATACAGACAG AAACTATCACTGCTCCAGCTGGCAAGTGGGAAGAAAATACTTGTGCCTACATCAAACAGTGAACAAACTCCAGATGACTCATTTGATTATGTTCCGCCAAAG CCTAAAGGGAAGCGCTTCACTACAGCTAAAGCCCCGCTGAAGACGGCCATCAACGTGGAGGAGCTGATGTCCGCCTCCGAGGATGagaatgaggaggaagaggatgaatgGCGTCctgagaaaaatgagaaaggCCGCAGGAATTCAAAGAAATCAAAGGCGACTGGG TGTGCCTGTAAAGGCCGCTGTAGCAACAAGCTCTGCAGGTGCCGCAAGGGAAAGATGACGTGTGGGGAGAACTGCCAGTGTGATCATGAGAAATGTCGTAACCTGGACATCCAGGCGTCTGTTGAG GACTTAAATCAGATAGACGGTGCGCCCAGAGATTCAGTGTCTCTCCCTCAGGACCCCACAGCCATGAGCCCTGGCAACGCCACATTCTTTAAGCCACCGTCTTGTACGCCCACCAAGAAg GTGCTCAAGGAAATTGGTGACATGGGACACACCTCCACAGACCTAAAACTAGACAGGAAGCCCGTCTgcccagagggagaggaggaggaggaagatgaggacgAGAGAACAACAGCCAGTTTcctcaagaagaagaaaaggattCTCACAAGTTTTCAGAACAGTTTTTTCTCTGGATGCACACCGATTAGGGAGGAATCCTAA
- the kif4 gene encoding kinesin family member 4 isoform X3, whose protein sequence is MTNEDVKVIPVRVALRCRPLVHKEISEGCQCCLTFVPGEPQIYNEDILDLLCASKDKPALSIREDPKEGIKIVGLTEREVLSAQEMVGCLELGNSARTVGSTAMNAASSRSHAIFTITLEQRRGTDKIDSVVSKLHLVDLAGSERQKKTKAEGDRLKEGISINRGLLSLGNVISALGDESKKSTFVPYRDSKLTRLLQDSLGGNSHTLMIACISPADSNIEETINTLRYADRARKIKNKPIVNVDPRAAETKRLKQQVQELQVMLLHARGGVVPVLAGPESTENVTKLLERNRALQDENSKLSRELSEAAGQTALMFEKIIMTEQTNEKLQSKLEQLRQHAACEVDLERVLETLEDQELKGKVEVMRSLQDIILELQNESAGIAASIDAMASGEDAPDGSGNGSRNSTDGSPSDVTAIVDKDAAEGFTTHHALRQAQMSKELIELNKVLALKEAFVKKMCQNDSQLEPMQSQHQKNMHSLQSSVDSLQKEKEDLILALQSAKKDSNQAKLSEQRRKRLQELEGQLVDMKKKLLEQSKLLKLKESSVRNVTKLMHEIQAMKAQRVQLMRQMKEDSDKFRLWKTKKDKEVLQLKEKDRKRQYELLKLERDFQKQANVLRRKTEEAAAANKRLKDALQKRSEVAEKRKDVHNRGMDGAAARVKTWLLNEVEVLVSTEEARRHLKDLLEDRKILAHEINQLKQQMEAGERPAAKIRRRTLIISELESHGGLETPLSKQVENLETEMGLRSAQIADLQQKVLDADNEGRLKQRWDNITSIVDAKSALKVLMSELVSAKTASAKLESDLKQEKGNVQDLTKMLADERNVMSTMDMEHQQQLVELEQRHQEKVLYFLNQLQNKPICGESDETMQKDEETSKERELLERLRFQEEEIEKLRELSEQNQKLLDENEQYRQKLSLLQLASGKKILVPTSNSEQTPDDSFDYVPPKPKGKRFTTAKAPLKTAINVEELMSASEDENEEEEDEWRPEKNEKGRRNSKKSKATGCACKGRCSNKLCRCRKGKMTCGENCQCDHEKCRNLDIQASVEDLNQIDGAPRDSVSLPQDPTAMSPGNATFFKPPSCTPTKKVLKEIGDMGHTSTDLKLDRKPVCPEGEEEEEDEDERTTASFLKKKKRILTSFQNSFFSGCTPIREES, encoded by the exons ATGACAAACGAGGATGTTAAGGTGATCCCAGTGCGGGTCGCCTTGCGATGCCGTCCATTGGTACACAAAGAAATCAGCGAGGGATGTCAGTGCTGTCTCACATTTGTACCCGGGGAGCCACAG ATCTATAATGAAGATATACTGGACTTACTGTGTGCATCTAAAGATAAACCTGCCCTCAGTATTCGGGAAGACCCTAAAGAGGGCATCAAG ATTGTGGGCCTGACTGAGAGGGAGGTGTTGTCTGCCCAGGAGATGGTGGGCTGTCTGGAGCTTGGAAACTCGGCTCGCACCGTGGGCTCCACAGCGATGAACGCCGCTTCATCGCGCTCGCATGCCATCTTTACCATTACACTGGAGCAGCGCAGGGGGACAGACAA AATTGACTCGGTTGTGTCAAAATTACACCTTGTGGATCTGGCCGGTTCTGAGAGGCAAAAGAAAACCAAAGCAGAGGGAGATCGTTTGAAGGAGG GCATCAGCATCAACCGAGGCCTTCTGTCTTTGGGTAATGTGATCAGTGCCTTGGGGGACGAAAGCAAGAAAAGCACCTTTGTTCCTTACAGAGACTCCAAGCTTACGCGCCTGCTGCAAG ATTCTTTGGGAGGCAATAGCCACACGCTGATGATTGCATGCATCAGCCCTGCAGACTCAAACATTGAGGAGACGATCAACACACTGCGGTACGCTGATAGAGCTCgcaagataaaaaacaaacctaTAGTCAACGTCGACCCCAGAGCTGCAGAAACAAAGCGCTTAAAACAGCAG gtgcaggagctgcaggtgaTGCTGCTGCATGCCCGTGGAGGAGTGGTGCCGGTACTCGCTGG ACCAGAGTCGACTGAGAACGTGACGAAGCTCTTGGAGAGGAACCGCGCCCTGCAGGATGAGAACAGTAAGCTGAGCAGGGAGCTGAGTGAGGCAGCTGGACAGACCGCACTAATGTTTGAGAAGATCATTATG acagaacaaacaaatgagaaacTACAAAGCAAACTCGAACAACTGCGACAACATGCAGC ATGTGAAGTGGATCTTGAGAGAGTGTTGGAGACACTGGAGGACCAGGAGTTGAAGGGTAAAGTTGAGGTGATGAGGAGCCTGCAGGACATCATCTTGGAGCTGCAG AATGAGAGCGCAGGCATCGCGGCCTCCATTGATGCGATGGCCTCAGGAGAAGATGCACCTGACGGATCAGGGAATGGCAGTAGAAATTCAACAGATGGCTCCCCATCA GATGTCACTGCCATTGTTGATAAGGACGCAGCAGAGGGCTTTACAACCCATCATGCACTGCGCCAGGCCCAGATGTCCAAGGAGCTGATTGAGCTCAACAAAGTGTTGGCTTTGAAGGAAGCTTTTGTCAAGAAAATGTGCCAGAATGACAGCCAGCTGGAACCGATGCAATCACAGCACCAG AAAAACATGCACAGTCTGCAGTCATCAGTGGATTCTCTgcagaaggaaaaggaggaccTCATTTTGGCGCTCCAGTCTGCAAAGAAGGACTCCAACCAGGCTAA GCTGAGTGAGCAGCGTAGGAAAAGGCTGCAGGAGCTTGAGGGCCAGCTTGTAGACATGAAGAAGAAGCTTCTTGAGCAGTCCAAACTTCTGAAACTCAAAGAATCCTCTGTTCGCAATGTGACCAAGCTCATGCACGAGATACAG GCTATGAAGGCCCAGCGTGTGCAGCTGATGAGGCAGATGAAGGAGGACTCTGACAAATTCAGACTCTGGAAGACCAAGAAGGACAAGGAGGTGCTGCAGCTCAAGGAGAAG GATCGTAAACGGCAATATGAGTTGCTGAAACTTGAGAGGGATTTCCAGAAACAGGCCAATGTCCTGCGTCGCAAAACTGAGGAG GCTGCAGCTGCAAACAAGCGGCTGAAAGATGCTCTACAGAAGAGAAGTGAGGTGGCGGAGAAACGCAAGGATGTCCACAACAGAGGAATGGATGGGGCTGCCGCAAGAGTTAAG ACGTGGCTCCTAAATGAAGTGGAGGTGCTGGTTAGCACGGAGGAGGCCCGGCGCCACCTGAAGGACCTGCTGGAGGACAGGAAGATCTTGGCTCATGAGATCAACCAGCTCAAGCAGCAGATGGAGGCAGGGGAGCGACCTGCTGCCAAAATCAGG CGTCGGACACTGATCATCTCTGAGCTGGAGAGCCACGGGGGGCTGGAAACACCTCTGAGTAAACAGGTGGAGAACCTGGAGACAGAAATGGGCCTCAG GAGTGCCCAGATAGCAGACCTCCAGCAGAAAGTTCTTGACGCAGACAACGAGGGGCGCTTGAAACAGCGCTGGGACAACATCACGAGCATAGTGGACGCCAAGTCTGCCCTGAAGGTCCTGATGTCTGAG cTGGTGTCTGCTAAAACAGCCAGTGCCAAGCTAGAGAGCGACCTCAAACAGGAGAAGGGGAATGTGCAGGATTTAACGAAGATGCTGGCCGACGAGAGGAATGTCATGTCAACCATGGACATGGAGCACCAGCAGCAGTTAGTGGAACTAGAGCAGAGGCATCAAGAGAAG GTCCTTTACTTCCTTAACCAGCTACAGAACAAACCCATATGTGGAGAGTCGGATGAAACAATGCAGAAAGATGAGGAGACTTCAAAGGAGAGGGAGCTTCTGGAGCGCCTCAGATTTCAG GAAGAAGAGATTGAGAAACTGCGGGAATTGAGTGAGCAAAACCAGAAACTGCTGGATGAGAATGAGCAATACAGACAG AAACTATCACTGCTCCAGCTGGCAAGTGGGAAGAAAATACTTGTGCCTACATCAAACAGTGAACAAACTCCAGATGACTCATTTGATTATGTTCCGCCAAAG CCTAAAGGGAAGCGCTTCACTACAGCTAAAGCCCCGCTGAAGACGGCCATCAACGTGGAGGAGCTGATGTCCGCCTCCGAGGATGagaatgaggaggaagaggatgaatgGCGTCctgagaaaaatgagaaaggCCGCAGGAATTCAAAGAAATCAAAGGCGACTGGG TGTGCCTGTAAAGGCCGCTGTAGCAACAAGCTCTGCAGGTGCCGCAAGGGAAAGATGACGTGTGGGGAGAACTGCCAGTGTGATCATGAGAAATGTCGTAACCTGGACATCCAGGCGTCTGTTGAG GACTTAAATCAGATAGACGGTGCGCCCAGAGATTCAGTGTCTCTCCCTCAGGACCCCACAGCCATGAGCCCTGGCAACGCCACATTCTTTAAGCCACCGTCTTGTACGCCCACCAAGAAg GTGCTCAAGGAAATTGGTGACATGGGACACACCTCCACAGACCTAAAACTAGACAGGAAGCCCGTCTgcccagagggagaggaggaggaggaagatgaggacgAGAGAACAACAGCCAGTTTcctcaagaagaagaaaaggattCTCACAAGTTTTCAGAACAGTTTTTTCTCTGGATGCACACCGATTAGGGAGGAATCCTAA